DNA sequence from the Methanococcus maripaludis genome:
TGAAAGATCTGCCAGATATTTTAATGCATCGACATTTACATTATATGCTAAAAAAATAGAAACGTTTGAAAAGTCTTTAAAATGATTAATCAGTTCCATATCTACCCCCTCTCAAAATAAAATTATTTGGAAGTTATAATATATTTTCCATTTATGTATTTTTTTTCATAATCAATTTTTGAACCTGTTAAACATTCATGAGCTATCTTTTTTCCATATTCAACTGCAGGCTGGTCAAATGCATTAATCCCGTAAAGTTCTCCAGAAATCGCAGTCTGCATTTCGTACATCAAGAAAAGTTTTCCCATGGTGATTTCATTTAATTCTGAAAGTGTAATCTTTACATTTGGAATATCATTATGTTTCATCGAGTTTTCAGTTCCAACTAGTTCTGAAGTAATTACTTCGGATAAATTATGGCCTGAAAGATGGTGGTCATATTCGTACTCAATTTTCAAGTCATTTCTATATTTATTTACTTTTAAAAATGTCGCGATTTTATCATCCGGGCCGTCCATATAGAGTTGTAGTTGGGAATGCTGGCTTGTTGCACCAACTGCAATAACTGGAGTCTGTCCAAAACCATTTTTTCCAAGACTTTCAGCCCAGAGCTGTCCGTACCACATTCCAAAACTTCTAAGTCGTTCAATATAGGGCATCATTACTGAAACAGTTTTTCCTCGGTTGTACATAAGTTTATGAATTACTGCATTCATTAAAGCTGGATTTTTGAAAATATCTTCGCATTTGCAAGATTTTTCTATACTTTTAGCACCATCAATTAATTTTTTGATATCTACATTAGTACATGAAAGTGGAGCAATCCCAACTGATGATAGAACAGAAAATCTTCCTCCTACATTTTCTGGAACTTCAAAATGAATGTATTTTTCTTTTTTCGTAATTTTTTCAAGTTCCCCGCCGCTCGTAATCGAAACAACATGTTTTTCCAAATCAATGTTTTTCTTTTTCATTAAAGTTCTAACTATAAAGAAATTTGCGAGGGTTTCAACGGTATTTCCCGATTTACTTATGACAAATACGAGGGTTTTTTCCAAATCAATGTTTGATAAAATATCATGGGTTTTTTCAGGGTCAGAATTGTCCATATAGTATATTCTTGGAATTTCGTACCTTGATGTGAAATTTCCAAGTATTCCTGTTTCAGCAGCCCTTAAACCTAAATTTGATCCACCTATTCCAATAATAAGAATATTTTCAAAGTTTTTGGAGTACTCATTTAATTCGTAATATTTATCTAAATTATCATTCAAAACATCTAAAAATCCAAATTCCCCATTAAGTTCTTTTTCTTTTAAATTTTCAATAATTTTTGAAGATTCATTGTTAAATGATTCTAATTCTACATTATTAATTCCCAAATTGCCCAAAGTTTCTTCCATTACATTATCGTATTTGAAGGATAGTTCCCCGTTCATCGTACTCCTCCCGAAAAATAGTTATGGTTATTTAAAAGTAGTGTTTGTACATTGCACCGCCAAAAAGTGCCCTGTATCGTTCAGAACTGTCGTTATTTTGCCAGCTCAGGTTTTTTTGTACATGGTGGTAGCAGTTTTTAATTAACATGTATAATGGACTATTTTCCTCATACGGACTTTCTGGGCAGTGCACGTGTTTATAATTTATAAAAAGACAGGCTTCTTCTAAATTGTAAAACGACCAGTAGAGCCCGTGTTCAATACCCCATTTAAATCCGTATTTATCATAATCATTAAATAAAACACCTGTTGCTATATCAAAATTTGGATTTTTATGCGGATCAGGGTGAAGTGAAATTACAGTATCACTTAAACCTCCAGTATTTCTGGCGATTACTGGAGTTCCATAAGACATTGATTCCATCTGTGTTAATCCACAAGGCTCCCAAAGAGACGGCACAACAGTCCAGTCGCATCCTGCATAAATAATGGGAATTATTGGAGGGCAGTGTCCAACTAATGCCATGATTTTGTCAGGATAACTTTCTGCAAAATCTTTTATTTTTTCCTCAATGGATTTTTCCCCTTTTGATACAAGTACGAAATTAGCGTTATTTTCTTCTAATACTTCGGGCATTGTTTCAAATATCAAATCAAAACCTTTTTGATAGGTAGCACGGCCTACAAATCCGATCATTGGAGTTTTCAATTTTCCTTTGATATTGCCGTGTATTTCAATATCGCTGCCCGAAATATTACTTTTATCCATCTCGTTCCAATCATTAATATATTTTTTTAAATTTTCGCATTTACAAAACCACGATTCTTTTATTTTTGGTTTTACTACCGCTGCATTTGAAATATCGTAATTTTCAATATAACAGTAATCTTTAGGGTTTAGTTTTCCGTTGCTTAAATTTTTCATTCTTTCAATAATCGATTCTGGAGAATAAACGTCCGTGTCTATTCCATTAATTATCCCGTGAAAGGGTTTTTCCTTACATAATTTTTTTAAAAAGTCTAAATTTCGTATTTCTTCTGCATGGTTAGGACTTACAGTATTAACTGCATCGCTAAAATATATCCCATGTTCTAAAAATGAGAATATGTGGCCTTTGTATTCAATTATTGGGCCTTTAAATGCTTCGTTATGTATTGTAAGTGTCGTTGGAAGATTTAGTTTTTCATGACATTTTGCAATTGCAAGTCCGCAAGGCCAGTCGTGTCCTGACACACATTCAATGTTTTCAATATCTGAAAGGAAAGATACAACTAAATCTGCAAAAATTTCGTATTTTATAGGATCCCAGCTATCAAGCTGATTTATTTCAGGATTACTAAATGCAAAAATCTCAAAATTAGAACTTGGATGAACTGCTTTTACCACGTCAAAAAAGAGTTTTGAGCCTTGATATTTTACTTCTATTTTTTTTACAATCTCATGAGGTCTTTTTGAAATTTTGTTTTGATGATCATATGTTATTACATATACTTCATTTCCTAAATTCTTTAAAAATTTTGGTAAATCTTCTAAAATATCCCCTAGTCCCCCTATCGACGTTAAAGGCGCTATTGTCGGTGTTAATGTAACTATTTTCATAAAAATACCCCTTCTCATATACTCCCGTATTTTTATATGCTAATGAAAATATATGTTTAATAGAGAATATATTAGTTTTTAATCTTTGAAGGGGAGTATGTGAAATGAAGGTGTCCATCGTTACTTGGGAGTACCACCCCGTAATGGTTGGTGGTTTAGCAGTACATTGTAAGGGGTTATCTGAAGCGCTCGTAAGGGCAGGAAACGAAGTTGACGTGATAACTGTCGGCTATGACCTTCCAGAATATGAAGAAATAAATGGGGTAAATGTTTATCGGGTAAAGCCAATTTCCCACAATAATTTTTTAACTTGGGCAATGTTTATGGCAAGTTCCTTTGAAAAAAAGATAGGGAGTTTAGGTGTTGAAAATTATGACGTAATACACTGCCACGACTGGATGACTTCGTTTGTCGGTTCAAATATAAAGCACACGACAAAAAAGCCATATGTTCAATCAATTCACAGTACTGAGCGAGGACGTTGTGGCGGAATTAATTCTGAAGATTCAAGGGCAATAAACGATGCGGAATGGTGGGGAAGCTATGAAGCAAATCAATTAATTGCAGTAAGTCATTCAATTAAAGATGAGATGTGTTTTGGATTTAATACGCCATGGGAAAAGGTAAACGTGATATATAATGGCGTAAATCCTTGGGAATTTGATATTAATGGCGATGATAATGAAAAATACAATTTCAGACGAAATCTGGGTGTAAATGATAATGAAAACATGATTCTTTACGTTGGAAGGCTTGTTTATCAAAAAGGGGTTGAACATTTAATCAGGGGATTTCAAAAGTTTTTAATTGGACATCCTAATTCAAAACTAATAATTGCAGGGGAGGGGCACATGCAGGGCCATTTGGAGCATTTAGCATGGGTTTTGGGATGTGGTGACAGAGTTATTTTTTTAGGATTTAAAAATGGAACTTTTCTAAAAAAACTATACAAATATGCGGATGCATGTGTTATTCCTTCGGTTTATGAACCCTTTGGAATTGTTGCACTCGAATCAATGGCTGCAGGAACTCCTGTTGTTGCAAGCGATGTTGGAGGCCTTAGTGAAATTATAAACCATGAATACAACGGGGTTAAAGTTTACCCGAGAGACGCAGATTCTATTGCATGGGGTCTTGATAGGGTAATTTCTGACTGGGGATTTAGAGAATGGGTAGTTAAAAATGCAAAGCACGATGCATATACGAAATACAGCTGGGATGCAATCGCAAATCAAACGATTCAGGTATATAAACGTGCAATCGAAATGATGAAGCAATAAATTATTATAAAACTTGGAATTAATATATTTAATAAGACTTAATTTTGATTTTTACATTTTTTATATTATTTAAATAATTTTTCAATAGATTCAGGGTGGGGCTGATGGTTGGAATTATTGGAAATGGAAATATCCTTGCAAAAATAGATGATTCAGGGTCTATTGAGTACATGTTTTACCCGAGCCTCGGCTATGAAAAACACATTTTTGACGCTTCTTTTGCAATTTACAATCACGGCCTTAGGTGGGCGTGGGACAATGGTTGGGAAATTAATCAAAGTTACGTGAAAGATACGAATATTTTGCGTACCACTTACGAATGCAATGAATTTTTGATGGAATCAAGAGATTATATTCCAATTTCTCACAATATAATAATAAAACAGATTTCAATATCTAATAAAACCGATGAAACTCAGGATTTGAAATTATTTTTTTATGAAAATTTACGAATGGGTGAAATTCCAAGGGAAAATACCGTCCAGTTCATGAAAGACCCCAGAATGATTATGAAATACGATGGAATGTACTCGATGTGTATTGGAAGCGATAAAAAAATCGATTCATACCAATGCGGGGTTAGGTCTTCTGATAAAAGTGCATTGATTGACATTTCAAATGGAATTTTAAAAGAATATTCTACTTCTTCAGGCCTTATAACTGATAGTGCTATTTCATGGGATTTAAAACTACTTCCTGGTCAAAAACAGTCAGTTTCTGTTTATATCATCATGAACGAGTACAAAGGAGACCAGTATAAATTGATGGAAACAATGGATTCTATTAAAGTTGTTATTGATAATCACGAAGACTTCTACCAACTTACAAACTCATACTGGAAAAATTTGCTCGAAACAACGATAAGTAAATTAAGTGCAAATGAATTAAACCGGGTTTCAATGTGCGAAGATTTGTGTAAACGGTCTCTTTTAACACTGCTTCTTTTATGTGATCGGGGCGGGGGAATAATGGCGTCCCCATCTCTTTATCCTGATTACCGACATGTATGGTGCAGGGATGGCGGATATATTGCAGTTGCACTTTCGCTCTGCGGACAGTCCAGCATTGTTGAAAAATATTTTGAATGGTGCAGAAAAACCCAGAATGAAGATGGTTCTTGGGTTCAGAGTTATTATATCAATGGAATTCCTCGTTTAACTGCAATGCAGATAGATCAGGTTGGAACTACGATTTGGGCAGCGTTAATTCATTATCGAAAGAGTGATAATGAAAAATTTTTACGAAAAAATTGGGCAATGTTAAAAAAAGCAGCAGATTATCTATCAAATGCAGCAATTGCGCTTTCTCCAAGTTACGATTTATGGGAAGAAAAATACGGAGTTTTCACATACACTTTGGGTTCAATGTATGGAGGACTTAAATCTGCAGTAAAAATTGCGAAAATTTTGGAAGAAAATGAGGGATTGGTTGAAAAATGGCAAAATTCGCTGAAATTTTTAAAAGAAGAAGTCGTTGAAAAAATATATTTGAATGATAAAAATAGATTTTCAAAAGCACTGCATCCAAAAGACGAAACAACTGATTCAAGTATACTTGGAATAACGGTTCCATTCAACTTGGTAAATGCAGATGATCCAAGAATGGTTGCAACAGCAGACCAGATCGAATCTGCATTTGATTATAAAGTTGGAGGAATTGGCAGATATCCAAAAGACGTCTATTTTGGCGGAAATCCTTGGATTATAAATACGCTATGGCTTTACATGTATTACGAACTGCTTATATATGATCTTTCAAAAAATAAGTCAATTAAAAAGGAAATTTTGAATAATTATCGTGAAAAAAGTTCAACTCTGTTTGACTGGGTATGTAAATATAATTTTAGCGGGTTAATGCCTGAACAGATACACAAAGACCTCGGGGTTCCAATTTCCGCAATGCCTCTTGGATGGTCACATGCAATGTTTATAATTGCGGTTCACGGGGATTTTGAGATATTAATTCCCTAAATTAAGACATATTATATACTATTAATAACACTATTTTCATGTAGTTTTAAATCTGTGGGGGATAATTGTGTTGCTGTCTCTTAATTTCGAGGTCCATCAACCAAACAGGCTCAGAAAATCTGTAAATTTAAACAGTGGGGATTTATGGAACCGCTATGTTGACGTAGAATTAAACAAAGAAATTTTTAACAAGGTAGCAGATAAGTGCTACATTCCTTCAAATATGATAATGCTCGAATTAATTGATAATTATGATATTGAGCTATCTTATAGTATTACAGGCGTTTTTTTAGAACAGGCTCTCGAATTTAATGAAGAAGTCGTTGAATTATTTAGGGATTTAGCAAAAACCGGAAATGTGGAATTTTTAGGTGAGACTTACCACCATTCATTATCTAGTCTTTTTGAAGATCACGAAGAGTTTAAAGAAGATATCCTCGATCATAAAAAATTAATAAAAGAGCTTTTCGGGTACAAAACAACGACATTTAGAAATACCGAACTGATTTTTAACAATAAAATTGCAGAAACAATCAAAGAAATGGGTTTTAGAGGAATATTTACCGAAGGGGCTAACCGTATTTTAGATTGGAGGTCTCCAAATTACGTTTACAGTGCATTATCTGGATTAAACGTACTTTTTAGAAATTACAACTTAAGCGATGATATAGGATTTAGATTTTCTTCAAGGGATTGGAAAGAATACCCTTTAATGGCTGACAAATATGCAAGTTGGCTTTCAAATACTCCTGGGGACTGTATAAATTTATACATGGATTATGAAACTTTTGGAGAACACCAGTGGGCCGATACCGGAATTTTTGAATTTTTAAGGTATCTTCCAAAAGAGTTGGAAAATTATAACCATATCGAATATTCAACCCCTTCTGAAATACTTGAATTGTGTACGCCAAAAGATACCGTTGATGTTTTTGAATTTTCAACCCTTTCGTGGGCTGATTCAGAAAGAGATCTGAGTGCATGGCTTGGAAACCGGATGCAGCAGTTATCCTTTCAAAGATTAAAAGAAATAAGGAAATACCTTGGTAATTATTTAAAACGATATGATGAGAAAGAGCGAAAAGAGTTAATAGAATATAAAATCTATAAGAATATGCAGACTAGTGATAATTTTTACTACATGTGCACGAAAGGTTTTAATGATATGGATGTTCATTCTTATTTCAGCCATTTTTCAACGCCTTATGACGCTTATTCAGCGTATCTTGATGCATATTATGATTTTAAGAATCATCTAGTTTTAAAACTAATTTCAACATATTTCAAGTAGTTAAAAGTGGTTATAAATGTACGAAAACACGAACAGTGAAGAAAATAATAACAACATTCAAAGTCAGAATATGGATATTCAGAAATTTAAAAAATATATTCGAACCGAAAAGAAAGCAGATGAGCGACCGAAAGTAATTGTAATGGGCCGTTCAAACGTCGGAAAATCTACTTTCGTAAAACTTGTAACTGGAAAGAATGTACGGGTTGGAAAAAAGCCCGGAGTTACACTAAAAATTACTGAATATGATATGGGAACTTATATCTTGGTAGATTTGCCAGGTTTTGGGTTCATGGAAGGAATAGAAAAAAAAGCACAGGAAAAAATTAAAGACGAGATCATTCACTATGTAGAAGACAATAAAGATGCAATTGCAGCATCGATTCACATTTTGGATGCTAAATCTTTCATTGACATAGTTGAGAGATGGGGCAACAAAGGAGAGGTTCCAATTGATCTTGAAATGGCTGATTTTTTAGAAGAACTTGAATTAAACCCTATATTTGTAGTAAACAAAATGGATAAAATAAAAAATTCTGAATGGGATAACCACCTTGACAAGGTTTCAGAAACACTTGGATTTTTACCCCCTTGGAGACAGTGGCTTGATAATTTTGTTCCAGCAATAATGAGGGACAATTATGGAATTGATGGAATAAAACACAGAATAAACAAAAGAATAAATAGCTTTAAAAAATCAAAGAAGTAACGACCTTTTTTGAATTTTCAACCCATTCTGCCTTAAGAAATGTTTATATATCATTAGATAGATGTATATTGTAGCACGCTTATGAATGGCTTTTTTATAAACACGAAGCATATGGAGGAACAATTATGGCACTAAGACCAGCAAGATGTTACAGAACTATAGAAAGAAGATCGTACACAAGAAAAGAGTACGTAAGAGCAGTACCTCAACCAAAAGTTGTTCACTACGTTATGGGCAACCCAAGCGCTGAATTCCCGGTACAAGTACAGCTTGTATCAAAATCAGATATTTTAATAAGACACAACGCTTTGGAATCCTCAAGGATTGCAGGTAACAAATACATATTAAGTGAATGTGGTAGAACTGGGTACTTATTCAATATCAGAGTTTACCCTCACGAAATATTAAGAGAAAACAAAATGGCTGCAGGAGCAGGTGCGGACAGGATTTCCGATGGAATGAGATTATCATTCGGTAAAGCTGTTGGAACAGCTGCAAAAGTTAAAAAAGGACAGGAAATCATCACAATTGGTGTAAACCCTGAAAAATTCTACGCAGCAAAAGAAGCATTAAGAAGATGCTCAATGAAATTACCTACAGCATGCAAAATTGTTGTGACAAAAGGAAAAGAATTAATTAAAGATTAATTGGTTATTTCCTATTTTTTTTCAAAATAAAAATTTTTAAAAAAGTATAAGTTTTTTTAAGGTTATTCATCATCTTTTGGAACTTCTGCTCTAATAAATTCCTCTTTTCCTTTTAACAAACTCATTGTAGCATCAATTCCCATTTTTGCAGTTAATTTATTTTTATGGTCCGCTGATGGATCTAAGGATGATCCTTTAGCTCCGGGGATGATTATAATATCTTTATCGCTTTGAACTCTTGTAGCAACCGCGTATTCCACATCGTTTGCATCGTAAATGTTAATATCATCATCTACAACAGTTACGTGTTTTAAACTTGGATGTGCTGCAAGTGCTGCAAGGATTGCGTTTTTACCATCGCCTTCAGTTTTTTTATCGATTGAAACAACGGCATTTAACCAACAGCATCCTCCTTGTGTTAAGGCAACATTTTTAAGTGATGGAACTGTGTTTCTGATTCCTTTGTACATTCTTGGTTCTTGAGGTATGCCCATCAAGAGTTTGTGTTCACTTCCTCCAGGAAGTAGTGCATGAAATATTGCATCTTCTTTTCTTCTAAGTGCTGTTACTTTAATCAATGGCTGTTTTCTTATAACGTCGTATGTTCCAGTAATGTCAACAAATGGTCCTTCATCAACCATTTCTGCCGTTATTTTTGCTTCAATTATAAATTCTGCTTCTGGAACTTCCAAATCAACGGTTTTACATTTTACTAAATTTAATGGTTTATTCATCAATGCAGAAGCGTATTTTAATTCATTAAATGAAACATCTCCTGAAGTTGAAGCTGCAAGTAAAACTGCAGGGTGAACTCCAATAACAATTGCACAATCTACTTCGCCATTACCGATATTTTTGTTGTAGATGTAGTGGAGGTGTCTTTGTTCGACCATTCGA
Encoded proteins:
- a CDS encoding glycoside hydrolase family 15 protein, giving the protein MVGIIGNGNILAKIDDSGSIEYMFYPSLGYEKHIFDASFAIYNHGLRWAWDNGWEINQSYVKDTNILRTTYECNEFLMESRDYIPISHNIIIKQISISNKTDETQDLKLFFYENLRMGEIPRENTVQFMKDPRMIMKYDGMYSMCIGSDKKIDSYQCGVRSSDKSALIDISNGILKEYSTSSGLITDSAISWDLKLLPGQKQSVSVYIIMNEYKGDQYKLMETMDSIKVVIDNHEDFYQLTNSYWKNLLETTISKLSANELNRVSMCEDLCKRSLLTLLLLCDRGGGIMASPSLYPDYRHVWCRDGGYIAVALSLCGQSSIVEKYFEWCRKTQNEDGSWVQSYYINGIPRLTAMQIDQVGTTIWAALIHYRKSDNEKFLRKNWAMLKKAADYLSNAAIALSPSYDLWEEKYGVFTYTLGSMYGGLKSAVKIAKILEENEGLVEKWQNSLKFLKEEVVEKIYLNDKNRFSKALHPKDETTDSSILGITVPFNLVNADDPRMVATADQIESAFDYKVGGIGRYPKDVYFGGNPWIINTLWLYMYYELLIYDLSKNKSIKKEILNNYREKSSTLFDWVCKYNFSGLMPEQIHKDLGVPISAMPLGWSHAMFIIAVHGDFEILIP
- a CDS encoding UbiD family decarboxylase; translated protein: MVKNLVNSIEKLVFEKSTKKFGVSRILKENDDKPVFIKDVNGYPVIGNLCTREVIAESLGIEKEDLMKHMVESMNNEKNGELIVDESLEKLYIDDDLEKIHEYPIPTYYGKDAGPYLTSGVVIVKDKDEGVNASIHRILVRPDGNLAIRMVEQRHLHYIYNKNIGNGEVDCAIVIGVHPAVLLAASTSGDVSFNELKYASALMNKPLNLVKCKTVDLEVPEAEFIIEAKITAEMVDEGPFVDITGTYDVIRKQPLIKVTALRRKEDAIFHALLPGGSEHKLLMGIPQEPRMYKGIRNTVPSLKNVALTQGGCCWLNAVVSIDKKTEGDGKNAILAALAAHPSLKHVTVVDDDINIYDANDVEYAVATRVQSDKDIIIIPGAKGSSLDPSADHKNKLTAKMGIDATMSLLKGKEEFIRAEVPKDDE
- a CDS encoding glycosyltransferase family 4 protein yields the protein MKVSIVTWEYHPVMVGGLAVHCKGLSEALVRAGNEVDVITVGYDLPEYEEINGVNVYRVKPISHNNFLTWAMFMASSFEKKIGSLGVENYDVIHCHDWMTSFVGSNIKHTTKKPYVQSIHSTERGRCGGINSEDSRAINDAEWWGSYEANQLIAVSHSIKDEMCFGFNTPWEKVNVIYNGVNPWEFDINGDDNEKYNFRRNLGVNDNENMILYVGRLVYQKGVEHLIRGFQKFLIGHPNSKLIIAGEGHMQGHLEHLAWVLGCGDRVIFLGFKNGTFLKKLYKYADACVIPSVYEPFGIVALESMAAGTPVVASDVGGLSEIINHEYNGVKVYPRDADSIAWGLDRVISDWGFREWVVKNAKHDAYTKYSWDAIANQTIQVYKRAIEMMKQ
- a CDS encoding glycoside hydrolase family 57 protein — translated: MLLSLNFEVHQPNRLRKSVNLNSGDLWNRYVDVELNKEIFNKVADKCYIPSNMIMLELIDNYDIELSYSITGVFLEQALEFNEEVVELFRDLAKTGNVEFLGETYHHSLSSLFEDHEEFKEDILDHKKLIKELFGYKTTTFRNTELIFNNKIAETIKEMGFRGIFTEGANRILDWRSPNYVYSALSGLNVLFRNYNLSDDIGFRFSSRDWKEYPLMADKYASWLSNTPGDCINLYMDYETFGEHQWADTGIFEFLRYLPKELENYNHIEYSTPSEILELCTPKDTVDVFEFSTLSWADSERDLSAWLGNRMQQLSFQRLKEIRKYLGNYLKRYDEKERKELIEYKIYKNMQTSDNFYYMCTKGFNDMDVHSYFSHFSTPYDAYSAYLDAYYDFKNHLVLKLISTYFK
- the rplJ gene encoding 50S ribosomal protein L16, which codes for MALRPARCYRTIERRSYTRKEYVRAVPQPKVVHYVMGNPSAEFPVQVQLVSKSDILIRHNALESSRIAGNKYILSECGRTGYLFNIRVYPHEILRENKMAAGAGADRISDGMRLSFGKAVGTAAKVKKGQEIITIGVNPEKFYAAKEALRRCSMKLPTACKIVVTKGKELIKD
- the pgi gene encoding glucose-6-phosphate isomerase, translating into MNGELSFKYDNVMEETLGNLGINNVELESFNNESSKIIENLKEKELNGEFGFLDVLNDNLDKYYELNEYSKNFENILIIGIGGSNLGLRAAETGILGNFTSRYEIPRIYYMDNSDPEKTHDILSNIDLEKTLVFVISKSGNTVETLANFFIVRTLMKKKNIDLEKHVVSITSGGELEKITKKEKYIHFEVPENVGGRFSVLSSVGIAPLSCTNVDIKKLIDGAKSIEKSCKCEDIFKNPALMNAVIHKLMYNRGKTVSVMMPYIERLRSFGMWYGQLWAESLGKNGFGQTPVIAVGATSQHSQLQLYMDGPDDKIATFLKVNKYRNDLKIEYEYDHHLSGHNLSEVITSELVGTENSMKHNDIPNVKITLSELNEITMGKLFLMYEMQTAISGELYGINAFDQPAVEYGKKIAHECLTGSKIDYEKKYINGKYIITSK
- the engB gene encoding GTP-binding protein EngB, whose amino-acid sequence is MYENTNSEENNNNIQSQNMDIQKFKKYIRTEKKADERPKVIVMGRSNVGKSTFVKLVTGKNVRVGKKPGVTLKITEYDMGTYILVDLPGFGFMEGIEKKAQEKIKDEIIHYVEDNKDAIAASIHILDAKSFIDIVERWGNKGEVPIDLEMADFLEELELNPIFVVNKMDKIKNSEWDNHLDKVSETLGFLPPWRQWLDNFVPAIMRDNYGIDGIKHRINKRINSFKKSKK
- a CDS encoding glycogen synthase; protein product: MKIVTLTPTIAPLTSIGGLGDILEDLPKFLKNLGNEVYVITYDHQNKISKRPHEIVKKIEVKYQGSKLFFDVVKAVHPSSNFEIFAFSNPEINQLDSWDPIKYEIFADLVVSFLSDIENIECVSGHDWPCGLAIAKCHEKLNLPTTLTIHNEAFKGPIIEYKGHIFSFLEHGIYFSDAVNTVSPNHAEEIRNLDFLKKLCKEKPFHGIINGIDTDVYSPESIIERMKNLSNGKLNPKDYCYIENYDISNAAVVKPKIKESWFCKCENLKKYINDWNEMDKSNISGSDIEIHGNIKGKLKTPMIGFVGRATYQKGFDLIFETMPEVLEENNANFVLVSKGEKSIEEKIKDFAESYPDKIMALVGHCPPIIPIIYAGCDWTVVPSLWEPCGLTQMESMSYGTPVIARNTGGLSDTVISLHPDPHKNPNFDIATGVLFNDYDKYGFKWGIEHGLYWSFYNLEEACLFINYKHVHCPESPYEENSPLYMLIKNCYHHVQKNLSWQNNDSSERYRALFGGAMYKHYF